The following coding sequences lie in one Phragmites australis chromosome 8, lpPhrAust1.1, whole genome shotgun sequence genomic window:
- the LOC133926350 gene encoding uncharacterized protein LOC133926350 isoform X1: MASSKRGGGRSPFKDLTNTPNTAGDHNSNVGGSMASSKRGGGRSPFNYLTNTPNTAGDNNSNVGGSMTSDTQPPLVDARERKRQRDRDRYVLKKDEILKKRREAYRRKKAEAAFVDVDKHQSVTFQNDQMGSGQSALPELGCTPNARGIPNVVTESCTPISGTTKSTFFEQPTACNKENMPPGESSYWESLAHAGDFTTPSGDIHGLDNIMELTQTPSGSLGNKSASNARQSRRTCEIAHRQELTTEQIEASRARYRARYANMTPEQRQARRDRDKARYALRRNTPEKIEIMRMHQRVHYANVTPEDKQAKRDHEKALKDLRRNTLSQDSIAMQNPMYVPEVVPLTVDASGPHGSTVTRDWSIPAVTGTPIYIQSACDQMPDVEIPNMAASQRSRIQRVTPGERQALLARRNEHFAKTPTKKRSDLTQESPTVCAEDINGSEPPTQSILINNEDTPATPDTNNAAMPPTRPPVNDDGDDDGVIFEEDSEDEEGYMFGGQDRDINEDVEFDQADDDSTSISSVPDTYDHVYSNIPSATHMLKPVENCQYCNAKKFEHETKGFCCRNGKIKLSTTDTPPELMRLWSSADADARHFRDNIRFFNGHFSFTSLYCHLDSETTDMRKHGIYTFRAHGQMYHNIRSFGRDGSEPKHLELYFYDDDPSLELRYRRCREEQYQQDKDVIRKLVGILRGNPYSEQLRSMGQVQDLDDYHVTLNLDHRLDQRTYNVPATSEVAAVWVEGSER; encoded by the exons ATGGCGTCTTCGAAACGAGGCGGTGGTCGTTCGCCATTCAAGGACCTAACCAACACCCCAAACACAG CTGGTGACCACAATAGCAATGTTGGTGGATCTATGGCGTCTTCGAAACGAGGCGGTGGTCGTTCGCCATTCAATTACCTAACCAACACCCCAAACACAG CTGGTGACAACAATAGCAATGTTGGTGGATCTATGACATCCGATACACAACCACCACTCGTAGATGCAAGAGAACGTAAGAGGCAAAGAGATAGGGACCGGTATGTGCTGAAAAAAGATGAAATACTAAAGAAGCGTCGTGAAGCATATCGGCGAAAGAAAGCTGAAGCCGCATTTGTAGATGTCGATAAGCATCAATCAGTGACTTTTCAGAACGATCAAATGGGATCAGGGCAATCCGCGCTTCCCGAACTAGGATGCACTCCAAATGCAAGAG GCATCCCCAATGTTGTTACGGAGTCATGTACGCCGATAAGTGGTACGACAAAGTCAACGTTTTTTGAGCAACCCACCGCATGCAACAAGGAAAATATGCCTCCTGGCGAGAGTAGTTATTGGGAATCCCTAGCTCATGCAG GTGACTTTACTACACCATCTGGTGATATTCATGGCCTAGACAATATAATGGAATTGACTCAGACTCCAAGTGGGTCTCTAG GAAATAAGAGTGCTTCTAATGCGAGGCAATCACGGCGTACTTGTGAAATTGCTCACAGACAAGAACTAACAACAGAGCAAATCGAAGCAAGCCGTGCAAGGTATAGGGCACGTTATGCAAATATGACACCAGAGCAGAGACAAGCAAGACGTGATCGTGATAAGGCTAGATACGCATTACGTCGCAACACCCcagaaaaaattgaaataatGCGCATGCATCAGAGGGTGCATTATGCAAATGTGACGCCTGAAGACAAGCAAGCAAAGAGAGATCACGAAAAAGCATTGAAAGATTTGCGCCGCAACACTCTAAGCCAAGATTCCATTGCCATGCAGAACCCAATGTATGTCCCTGAGGTTGTGCCACTCACTGTGGATGCATCCGGTCCACATGGATCCACAGTCACACGTGATTGGTCGATTCCTGCGGTCACAGGTACCCCTATTTACATCCAGTCAGCTTGTGATCAGATGCCGGACGTGGAGATTCCCAATATGGCTGCCAGTCAAAGATCACGTATACAACGCGTAACACCTGGAGAAAGGCAAGCATTGTTAGCCCGTCGTAACGAGCACTTTGCAAAAACGCCAACAAAGAAACGGTCTGACTTGACACAAGAAAGTCCAACTGTATGCGCAGAAGATATCAATGGTTCAGAACCTCCAACACAATCAATCCTCATTAACAACG AAGATACCCCTGCAACCCCTGATACTAACAACGCCGCCATGCCTCCAACACGGCCACCAGTTAACGACGACG gtgatgatgatggcgtCATATTCGAGGAGGACTCCGAAGATGAGGAGGGCTACATGTTCGGTGGTCAAG ACAGGGATATCAACGAGGATGTCGAATTCGATCAAGCTGACGATGACTCTACCTCTATCTCTAGCGTACCTGATACGTACGACCACGTGTACAGCAATATACCCTCAGCCACGCACATGCTAAAGCCTGTTGAAAACTGCCAATATTGCAATGCAAAGAAGTTTGAGCATGAGACAAAGGGGTTCTGCTGCCGTAATGGAAAAATTAAATTATCCACCACAGATACACCACCCGAGCTCATGAGGCTTTGGTCGAGTGCAGATGCTGACGCTAGGCACTTTCGTGACAACATTAGGTTTTTCAATGGTCATTTCTCATTCACGTCACTTTACTGTCATCTTGACAGTGAGACCACTGATATGAGAAAACATGGTATCTACACGTTTCGTGCCCACGGCCAAATGTACCATAACATACGGTCGTTCGGTAGAGATGGTTCGGAACCCAAGCACCTGGAGCTTTACTTCTACGATGATGATCccagtctagagcttcggtatCGCCGCTGTCGCGAAGAGCAGTACCAGCAAGACAAGGATGTCATCAGAAAGCTGGTTGGCATACTGCGTGGCAACCCGTACTCTGAACAACTCCGGAGTATGGGACAGGTTCAGGACCTTGATGACTATCATGTGACACTGAACCTTGACCATAGGTTGGACCAGAGAACTTATAACGTGCCGGCCACTTCAGAGGTGGCCGCTGTTTGGGTCGAGGGGAGCGAACGCTGA
- the LOC133926350 gene encoding uncharacterized protein LOC133926350 isoform X2, giving the protein MASSKRGGGRSPFKDLTNTPNTAGDHNSNVGGSMASSKRGGGRSPFNYLTNTPNTAGDNNSNVGGSMTSDTQPPLVDARERKRQRDRDRYVLKKDEILKKRREAYRRKKAEAAFVDVDKHQSVTFQNDQMGSGQSALPELGCTPNARGIPNVVTESCTPISGTTKSTFFEQPTACNKENMPPGESSYWESLAHAGNKSASNARQSRRTCEIAHRQELTTEQIEASRARYRARYANMTPEQRQARRDRDKARYALRRNTPEKIEIMRMHQRVHYANVTPEDKQAKRDHEKALKDLRRNTLSQDSIAMQNPMYVPEVVPLTVDASGPHGSTVTRDWSIPAVTGTPIYIQSACDQMPDVEIPNMAASQRSRIQRVTPGERQALLARRNEHFAKTPTKKRSDLTQESPTVCAEDINGSEPPTQSILINNEDTPATPDTNNAAMPPTRPPVNDDGDDDGVIFEEDSEDEEGYMFGGQDRDINEDVEFDQADDDSTSISSVPDTYDHVYSNIPSATHMLKPVENCQYCNAKKFEHETKGFCCRNGKIKLSTTDTPPELMRLWSSADADARHFRDNIRFFNGHFSFTSLYCHLDSETTDMRKHGIYTFRAHGQMYHNIRSFGRDGSEPKHLELYFYDDDPSLELRYRRCREEQYQQDKDVIRKLVGILRGNPYSEQLRSMGQVQDLDDYHVTLNLDHRLDQRTYNVPATSEVAAVWVEGSER; this is encoded by the exons ATGGCGTCTTCGAAACGAGGCGGTGGTCGTTCGCCATTCAAGGACCTAACCAACACCCCAAACACAG CTGGTGACCACAATAGCAATGTTGGTGGATCTATGGCGTCTTCGAAACGAGGCGGTGGTCGTTCGCCATTCAATTACCTAACCAACACCCCAAACACAG CTGGTGACAACAATAGCAATGTTGGTGGATCTATGACATCCGATACACAACCACCACTCGTAGATGCAAGAGAACGTAAGAGGCAAAGAGATAGGGACCGGTATGTGCTGAAAAAAGATGAAATACTAAAGAAGCGTCGTGAAGCATATCGGCGAAAGAAAGCTGAAGCCGCATTTGTAGATGTCGATAAGCATCAATCAGTGACTTTTCAGAACGATCAAATGGGATCAGGGCAATCCGCGCTTCCCGAACTAGGATGCACTCCAAATGCAAGAG GCATCCCCAATGTTGTTACGGAGTCATGTACGCCGATAAGTGGTACGACAAAGTCAACGTTTTTTGAGCAACCCACCGCATGCAACAAGGAAAATATGCCTCCTGGCGAGAGTAGTTATTGGGAATCCCTAGCTCATGCAG GAAATAAGAGTGCTTCTAATGCGAGGCAATCACGGCGTACTTGTGAAATTGCTCACAGACAAGAACTAACAACAGAGCAAATCGAAGCAAGCCGTGCAAGGTATAGGGCACGTTATGCAAATATGACACCAGAGCAGAGACAAGCAAGACGTGATCGTGATAAGGCTAGATACGCATTACGTCGCAACACCCcagaaaaaattgaaataatGCGCATGCATCAGAGGGTGCATTATGCAAATGTGACGCCTGAAGACAAGCAAGCAAAGAGAGATCACGAAAAAGCATTGAAAGATTTGCGCCGCAACACTCTAAGCCAAGATTCCATTGCCATGCAGAACCCAATGTATGTCCCTGAGGTTGTGCCACTCACTGTGGATGCATCCGGTCCACATGGATCCACAGTCACACGTGATTGGTCGATTCCTGCGGTCACAGGTACCCCTATTTACATCCAGTCAGCTTGTGATCAGATGCCGGACGTGGAGATTCCCAATATGGCTGCCAGTCAAAGATCACGTATACAACGCGTAACACCTGGAGAAAGGCAAGCATTGTTAGCCCGTCGTAACGAGCACTTTGCAAAAACGCCAACAAAGAAACGGTCTGACTTGACACAAGAAAGTCCAACTGTATGCGCAGAAGATATCAATGGTTCAGAACCTCCAACACAATCAATCCTCATTAACAACG AAGATACCCCTGCAACCCCTGATACTAACAACGCCGCCATGCCTCCAACACGGCCACCAGTTAACGACGACG gtgatgatgatggcgtCATATTCGAGGAGGACTCCGAAGATGAGGAGGGCTACATGTTCGGTGGTCAAG ACAGGGATATCAACGAGGATGTCGAATTCGATCAAGCTGACGATGACTCTACCTCTATCTCTAGCGTACCTGATACGTACGACCACGTGTACAGCAATATACCCTCAGCCACGCACATGCTAAAGCCTGTTGAAAACTGCCAATATTGCAATGCAAAGAAGTTTGAGCATGAGACAAAGGGGTTCTGCTGCCGTAATGGAAAAATTAAATTATCCACCACAGATACACCACCCGAGCTCATGAGGCTTTGGTCGAGTGCAGATGCTGACGCTAGGCACTTTCGTGACAACATTAGGTTTTTCAATGGTCATTTCTCATTCACGTCACTTTACTGTCATCTTGACAGTGAGACCACTGATATGAGAAAACATGGTATCTACACGTTTCGTGCCCACGGCCAAATGTACCATAACATACGGTCGTTCGGTAGAGATGGTTCGGAACCCAAGCACCTGGAGCTTTACTTCTACGATGATGATCccagtctagagcttcggtatCGCCGCTGTCGCGAAGAGCAGTACCAGCAAGACAAGGATGTCATCAGAAAGCTGGTTGGCATACTGCGTGGCAACCCGTACTCTGAACAACTCCGGAGTATGGGACAGGTTCAGGACCTTGATGACTATCATGTGACACTGAACCTTGACCATAGGTTGGACCAGAGAACTTATAACGTGCCGGCCACTTCAGAGGTGGCCGCTGTTTGGGTCGAGGGGAGCGAACGCTGA
- the LOC133926350 gene encoding uncharacterized protein LOC133926350 isoform X3 codes for MASSKRGGGRSPFKDLTNTPNTAGDNNSNVGGSMTSDTQPPLVDARERKRQRDRDRYVLKKDEILKKRREAYRRKKAEAAFVDVDKHQSVTFQNDQMGSGQSALPELGCTPNARGIPNVVTESCTPISGTTKSTFFEQPTACNKENMPPGESSYWESLAHAGDFTTPSGDIHGLDNIMELTQTPSGSLGNKSASNARQSRRTCEIAHRQELTTEQIEASRARYRARYANMTPEQRQARRDRDKARYALRRNTPEKIEIMRMHQRVHYANVTPEDKQAKRDHEKALKDLRRNTLSQDSIAMQNPMYVPEVVPLTVDASGPHGSTVTRDWSIPAVTGTPIYIQSACDQMPDVEIPNMAASQRSRIQRVTPGERQALLARRNEHFAKTPTKKRSDLTQESPTVCAEDINGSEPPTQSILINNEDTPATPDTNNAAMPPTRPPVNDDGDDDGVIFEEDSEDEEGYMFGGQDRDINEDVEFDQADDDSTSISSVPDTYDHVYSNIPSATHMLKPVENCQYCNAKKFEHETKGFCCRNGKIKLSTTDTPPELMRLWSSADADARHFRDNIRFFNGHFSFTSLYCHLDSETTDMRKHGIYTFRAHGQMYHNIRSFGRDGSEPKHLELYFYDDDPSLELRYRRCREEQYQQDKDVIRKLVGILRGNPYSEQLRSMGQVQDLDDYHVTLNLDHRLDQRTYNVPATSEVAAVWVEGSER; via the exons ATGGCGTCTTCGAAACGAGGCGGTGGTCGTTCGCCATTCAAGGACCTAACCAACACCCCAAACACAG CTGGTGACAACAATAGCAATGTTGGTGGATCTATGACATCCGATACACAACCACCACTCGTAGATGCAAGAGAACGTAAGAGGCAAAGAGATAGGGACCGGTATGTGCTGAAAAAAGATGAAATACTAAAGAAGCGTCGTGAAGCATATCGGCGAAAGAAAGCTGAAGCCGCATTTGTAGATGTCGATAAGCATCAATCAGTGACTTTTCAGAACGATCAAATGGGATCAGGGCAATCCGCGCTTCCCGAACTAGGATGCACTCCAAATGCAAGAG GCATCCCCAATGTTGTTACGGAGTCATGTACGCCGATAAGTGGTACGACAAAGTCAACGTTTTTTGAGCAACCCACCGCATGCAACAAGGAAAATATGCCTCCTGGCGAGAGTAGTTATTGGGAATCCCTAGCTCATGCAG GTGACTTTACTACACCATCTGGTGATATTCATGGCCTAGACAATATAATGGAATTGACTCAGACTCCAAGTGGGTCTCTAG GAAATAAGAGTGCTTCTAATGCGAGGCAATCACGGCGTACTTGTGAAATTGCTCACAGACAAGAACTAACAACAGAGCAAATCGAAGCAAGCCGTGCAAGGTATAGGGCACGTTATGCAAATATGACACCAGAGCAGAGACAAGCAAGACGTGATCGTGATAAGGCTAGATACGCATTACGTCGCAACACCCcagaaaaaattgaaataatGCGCATGCATCAGAGGGTGCATTATGCAAATGTGACGCCTGAAGACAAGCAAGCAAAGAGAGATCACGAAAAAGCATTGAAAGATTTGCGCCGCAACACTCTAAGCCAAGATTCCATTGCCATGCAGAACCCAATGTATGTCCCTGAGGTTGTGCCACTCACTGTGGATGCATCCGGTCCACATGGATCCACAGTCACACGTGATTGGTCGATTCCTGCGGTCACAGGTACCCCTATTTACATCCAGTCAGCTTGTGATCAGATGCCGGACGTGGAGATTCCCAATATGGCTGCCAGTCAAAGATCACGTATACAACGCGTAACACCTGGAGAAAGGCAAGCATTGTTAGCCCGTCGTAACGAGCACTTTGCAAAAACGCCAACAAAGAAACGGTCTGACTTGACACAAGAAAGTCCAACTGTATGCGCAGAAGATATCAATGGTTCAGAACCTCCAACACAATCAATCCTCATTAACAACG AAGATACCCCTGCAACCCCTGATACTAACAACGCCGCCATGCCTCCAACACGGCCACCAGTTAACGACGACG gtgatgatgatggcgtCATATTCGAGGAGGACTCCGAAGATGAGGAGGGCTACATGTTCGGTGGTCAAG ACAGGGATATCAACGAGGATGTCGAATTCGATCAAGCTGACGATGACTCTACCTCTATCTCTAGCGTACCTGATACGTACGACCACGTGTACAGCAATATACCCTCAGCCACGCACATGCTAAAGCCTGTTGAAAACTGCCAATATTGCAATGCAAAGAAGTTTGAGCATGAGACAAAGGGGTTCTGCTGCCGTAATGGAAAAATTAAATTATCCACCACAGATACACCACCCGAGCTCATGAGGCTTTGGTCGAGTGCAGATGCTGACGCTAGGCACTTTCGTGACAACATTAGGTTTTTCAATGGTCATTTCTCATTCACGTCACTTTACTGTCATCTTGACAGTGAGACCACTGATATGAGAAAACATGGTATCTACACGTTTCGTGCCCACGGCCAAATGTACCATAACATACGGTCGTTCGGTAGAGATGGTTCGGAACCCAAGCACCTGGAGCTTTACTTCTACGATGATGATCccagtctagagcttcggtatCGCCGCTGTCGCGAAGAGCAGTACCAGCAAGACAAGGATGTCATCAGAAAGCTGGTTGGCATACTGCGTGGCAACCCGTACTCTGAACAACTCCGGAGTATGGGACAGGTTCAGGACCTTGATGACTATCATGTGACACTGAACCTTGACCATAGGTTGGACCAGAGAACTTATAACGTGCCGGCCACTTCAGAGGTGGCCGCTGTTTGGGTCGAGGGGAGCGAACGCTGA
- the LOC133926351 gene encoding uncharacterized protein LOC133926351 has translation MVNMRNPNGAGANRNNTEDNNPNAHPQDDNQDTFPSWSRRTNRNGVDAMQMMAAQTQILQGLAQTVARLQQAPPVHQAPPPQMQPQNKLKEFLSTKPPVFAQAVEPMDADDWLRAIESKLQISQCAGREKVLFASHQLVGPASEWWTAYTAAHEDPQEINWREFKDSFRKHHVPEGEVKLKRREFLALKQGSRSVREYLTKFTQLSRYAPEDVNTDEKRQDCFLEGLNSGLNYSLSVCEYASFQKLVDRAFILEKKEQNINEERKRMMPGQSSGSNVRPRFNPPPLGQVYRQSGQNQQQRAPNQASGTFNQPKQQFQQQQRPTNPASRPVNQNQQQQGRTGQGTNTIGPCFSCGNFGHLANRCPRKQQAQANQQQQNRTGGQQQQQYRQNFMSGRVNHVAAEDAQDSPDVVLGGEQSDSIQDQVFEDSEQPTYEEGEVFEEVPGEDADF, from the exons ATGGTGAACATGAGGAACCCGAATGGTGCTGGTGCTAACCGAAACAACACCGAAGACAACAATCCAAATGCTCACCCCCAGGATGACAACCAGGACACGTTCCCCTCCTGGAGCAGGCGGACCAATCGGAATGGGGTGGATGCGATGCAGATGATGGCTGCGCAGACTCAGATCCTGCAAGGATTAGCACAGACAGTGGCGAGACTCCAACAAGCGCCCCCAGTTCATCAGGCCCCGCCACCACAGATGCAGCCACAAAACAAGTTGAAGGAATTCCTGAGCACCAAACCTCCCGTCTTCGCGCAAGCAGTAGAGCCGATGGACGCAGATGATTGGCTCAGGGCAATTGAAAGCAAGCTGCAAATATCTCAATGCGCCGGCAGAGAGAAAGTCCTATTTGCTTCACACCAACTTGTGGGACCCGCGTCGGAATGGTGGACGGCGTACACAGCTGCCCACGAGGACCCACAGGAGATTAACTGGAGAGAATTCAAGGACAGTTTCAGGAAGCACCATGTGCCAGAAGGAGAAGTGAAGCTGAAACGCAGGGAGTTCTTGGCATTAAAGCAAGGCTCCAGGTCGGTGCGcgagtacctcaccaagttcacgcAGCTGTCTCGCTACGCCCCTGAAGATGTGAACACGGATGAGAAGAGGCAAGATTGCTTTTTGGAGGGTCTAAACTCGGGACTCAATTACTCCCTTTCGGTCTGTGAGTATGCAAGTTTCCAGAAGCTGGTTGATAGAGCATTTATTCTGGAAAAGAAGGAGCAGAATATAAATGAAGAACGCAAGAGGATGATGCCTGGACAGTCTTCAGGCAGCAATGTCCGTCCCCGTTTCAACCCACCCCCTCTAGGACAGGTGTATCGTCAGTCTGGCCAGAACCAACAACAGAGAGCACCTAACCAGGCTTCAGGGACCTTTAATCAGCCAAAGCAGcagttccagcagcagcaacgccCGACTAATCCGGCCTCACGCCCGGTGAACCAgaatcagcagcagcaaggccGCACTGGCCAAGGGACCAATACCATCGGCCCATGTTTCAGTTGTGGGAATTTTGGACATCTCGCTAACAGGTGTCCTAGGAAGCAGCAGGCTCAAGCTAACCAACAGCAGCAGAATCGCACCGGAgggcagcaacagcagcaataTCGTCAGAACTTCATGAGCGGGCGAGTCAACCACGTCGCAGCAGAGGATGCTCAAGACTCCccagatgtggtgcttg gaggagagcagagtgACAGCattcaagaccaagttttcgaagaTTCTGAGCAGCCAacttacgaag aaggtgaagtcttcgaggaagtcccgggcgaggacgctgatttctag
- the LOC133926352 gene encoding uncharacterized protein LOC133926352 yields the protein MARTRLTARKQVGGFTPARATSDVTWAHQAPAEFHTTGLHAGELPRKLWSILKGLGYQEAPVYKGVRTPLSNNGYSWMVEVAIYEKIPDGDGCKVRRIHAAIAPRESFAAGIGDAARQALAVLCAEYHGILQTTPYHYYPQRASGSLEVTFAPSNREGDARLVEQVRFTDILTRELDGALDELHDTHLRLAEAEARIRDLQAKMSEDSEEEPEERPDPELPHSPSRKRLRLEAAIRISPQDLSEGGDSS from the coding sequence atggcccgcacgaGACTGACAGCCCGCAAGCAAGTGGGAGGCTTCACCCCTGCAAGAGCTACCTCAGACGTCACATGGGCACATCAGGCACCTGCAGAGTTCCACACCACCGGACTGCATGCGGGAGAGTTACCCCGCAAACTCTGGTCGATCCTCAAAGGCTTGGGGTATCAGGAGGCCCCGGTCTACAAGGGGGTCAGGACGCCACTGAGCAACAATGGATATTcttggatggtggaggtggctATCTACGAGAAGATCCCAGATGGCGACGGATGCAAGGTACGGAGGATCCATGCAGCCATCGCTCCGAGGGAGAGTTTTGCTGCCGGGATTGGCGATGCCGCTCGCCAGGCCCTGGCAGTGCTTTGTGCAGAGTACCATGGCATTCTTCAGACCACCCCCTACCACTACTACCCTCAGCGGGCCAGTGGTAGCCTGGAAGTCACCTTCGCCCCCTCCAACAGAGAAGGTGATGCAAGATTGGTGGAGCAGGTTCGCTTCACGGATATCCTGACACGGGAGCTGGACGGAGCCCTCGACGAGTTACACGATACACACCTGAGGCTCGCCGAAGCTGAAGCAAGAATTCGAGATCTGCAAGCAAAGATGTCAGAGGAttcggaggaggagccagaggagAGGCCTGACCCGGAGCTGCCACACTCTCCTTCCCGCAAGAGGCTCCGCCTGGAAGCTGCTATACGGATTTCACCTCAAGATTTGTCAGAGGGTGGCGACAGTTCCTAG